Proteins encoded by one window of Litoribrevibacter albus:
- a CDS encoding biotin carboxylase N-terminal domain-containing protein: protein MFDIEGEAGLTPQDHKENSIEKTTDNASSDAVSDSTSDLTIRCDRKALGIETLNFAGGPFLDKDTLIQKLNVIKSLANATYAEQVLKPVDDIKRPSALSLVHKMADRILKEEQLGPLCLLNIELCDAQSAGYEVAVVVQNRSVRNGVWSPKHHNLVNTWLSEVSAKRLPVVTFIDTPGADAGNQANMEFQAGSISKLITGFTRLDVPSIGVIYGKGYSGGAIPLAATNLLFALKDGVFSTIQPQGLAAIARRENLSWQECAQKVGISAVELVFDGVLDGVIDYSPLDANAEPQRVKEAILAGLMSLSQTTTSVDPLSENTFAENAFSEDAFLEKAGSEETLTEGEKTDPIHIRDLRWQTLRSRLSFQEPHYEQTASSDRIHIQIQPRQSSAIAQDNESLQEQDSERFAQWLSRSQPLRYHKGLEQLWKAVQSDDAVTSEYSGRIGQSIDDLQFQKIEALSLGLAIEFFHQWQDQLGRYLNQFRAYLEENESITLAAFLDDTADAPLSLTDFVAVREIQELVLHHLELLKLLDVNYDVFLTEICSIAWEYSLKQTLSVETVQKLLRSAQVIATEQGIDRERAQRFLNWLHHLNQQGHLETLVARMNDWKQRQFPQTDSVLLVVAGYFISTLLTRLYWHQVRGIPFSGAFQPTRIGRQKNFWHRLTQASRNVRIQQLLDETKSQRMITPTAWIELLFESFQPLDQDLVTKDPKVFPGFAKRINQALDNGGTPCGLITGVGALKQQLNTQVGLFVSNSDFQAGAFDMASAEKLCRLLERASVAGIPVIGLVSSAGMQTKEGASALFSMAVVNEAISRFTDAGGRMMIIGYGDCTGGAQASFVTHSSVDTYYLSGTNLPFAGQVVVPEHLTLQATLSNYLVERTWGDKDRNVMRGLIRHPFFAGLDRRLQEIDPTLPLCELTLNDVLDTWLTENAGTQATSLPEVKQKQYGKIKQLLIHARGCTALRLIEAAHTANKQVVLVQSDPDMSSVAADSLGAGDRLVCLGGQSSEESYLNAHSVLRVAELEGVDALHPGIGFLSENADFAAACLEKDLNFIGPDASAISRMGDKAQAIATAKAAHVPTVPGSNGVVANLAHAHQVMNDIGVPLLIKASHGGGGKGIGTVQTPEELEHVFLRVQQEAKSAFGCGDVYIERLLQSVRHIEVQILRDSLGSFRMMGVRDCSAQRNRQKIIEESGEYVLTQDQIHALKTWSEGLSQQINYVGAGTLEFLFDLERDCFYFMEMNTRLQVEHIVTEMTSGVDLVEQQFRIAEGLSIADIPEDVSQNGHAIEVRVNAESISKDEQSGELVVTPATGTFKQVHIPSKPYARVLSVAAKGKEMTPFYDNLVAQVVVHGKDRAEAVARLSEYLDEMVISGVDTNLPLIKVLLKSEDFIKGDISTAFVEQWVSDHGESLSEVPQAQSEPMSRVSKFIEHDGSEFLLKLPSTGVVYAAPSPENPPFVKPGDVISGNQTLLLLEVMKMFMPITLSQFFKNSSSEDKYQVMHCRDLDGQYLQQGEVILTLKQL from the coding sequence ATGTTCGACATTGAAGGCGAGGCAGGGTTAACACCTCAAGACCACAAAGAAAATTCTATAGAGAAAACGACGGATAATGCATCGTCCGATGCCGTGTCCGACAGCACATCTGATTTAACCATTCGTTGTGACCGAAAAGCGTTAGGGATTGAAACATTGAATTTTGCGGGCGGCCCTTTCTTAGACAAGGATACATTGATCCAAAAGCTGAATGTAATTAAGTCGCTGGCCAATGCCACCTATGCAGAGCAGGTGTTGAAGCCTGTGGATGACATTAAACGTCCGTCGGCCTTGTCTTTGGTTCATAAAATGGCCGATCGTATTCTGAAAGAAGAACAGCTCGGCCCTTTATGCTTACTCAATATTGAGCTGTGCGATGCTCAATCCGCTGGTTATGAAGTCGCAGTGGTTGTGCAAAACCGTTCCGTTCGAAATGGGGTTTGGTCACCGAAGCATCATAATCTGGTGAACACCTGGTTGTCTGAGGTCAGCGCTAAACGTCTGCCTGTGGTTACCTTCATTGATACACCGGGAGCAGATGCCGGTAATCAGGCCAATATGGAGTTTCAGGCGGGCAGTATCTCGAAGCTGATTACCGGGTTCACCCGTTTGGATGTCCCAAGCATTGGGGTGATTTATGGCAAAGGTTATTCGGGGGGAGCAATTCCTTTGGCGGCGACCAATTTGCTGTTTGCTCTGAAAGACGGTGTATTCAGTACCATTCAACCGCAAGGCTTAGCGGCCATTGCCAGACGGGAAAACCTGAGCTGGCAGGAATGTGCTCAGAAAGTCGGTATCAGTGCTGTTGAGTTGGTCTTTGATGGGGTACTGGATGGCGTGATTGATTATTCGCCTCTGGATGCTAATGCTGAACCTCAACGAGTGAAAGAGGCGATATTGGCGGGTTTGATGTCGTTATCTCAAACGACGACGTCAGTTGATCCTTTGTCAGAAAATACCTTTGCAGAAAACGCTTTCTCAGAAGATGCTTTCTTAGAAAAAGCTGGCTCTGAAGAAACCTTAACCGAAGGTGAAAAGACTGATCCGATCCATATTCGGGATCTTCGCTGGCAGACATTAAGAAGCCGCTTGAGCTTTCAAGAGCCGCATTATGAACAGACGGCCTCGTCGGATCGTATTCATATCCAGATTCAGCCTCGTCAATCTTCGGCAATTGCTCAGGATAATGAATCGCTACAAGAGCAGGATTCTGAACGTTTCGCTCAGTGGCTCAGTCGCTCTCAGCCATTGCGATATCACAAAGGGTTGGAGCAACTTTGGAAAGCGGTGCAATCGGATGACGCTGTGACCTCTGAATATTCAGGGCGCATTGGTCAAAGCATTGATGATCTGCAGTTCCAAAAAATTGAGGCGTTGTCGCTGGGGCTCGCTATTGAGTTTTTCCATCAATGGCAAGATCAACTGGGGCGTTATCTGAATCAATTTCGAGCTTATCTGGAAGAAAACGAATCAATCACTCTGGCGGCGTTTTTGGATGACACAGCGGATGCGCCACTGTCACTGACTGACTTTGTTGCGGTTCGGGAAATCCAGGAATTGGTGCTTCATCATCTGGAGTTACTCAAGCTACTCGATGTTAATTACGATGTGTTCCTAACGGAAATCTGTTCGATTGCCTGGGAATACTCGTTGAAGCAAACCTTGTCGGTAGAGACCGTTCAGAAGCTGCTGCGCTCAGCTCAAGTGATTGCCACTGAGCAAGGCATCGACCGAGAGCGCGCTCAGCGTTTCTTAAATTGGTTGCATCATTTGAATCAGCAGGGTCATTTGGAGACCTTGGTTGCACGCATGAACGATTGGAAACAGCGTCAGTTCCCTCAAACGGATTCTGTGTTGTTGGTGGTTGCCGGGTACTTCATCAGCACCTTGTTAACGCGCTTATACTGGCACCAAGTACGCGGCATCCCGTTCTCGGGTGCGTTTCAGCCCACCCGGATTGGTCGTCAGAAAAACTTTTGGCATCGCCTGACACAAGCATCGCGCAATGTGAGAATTCAACAGTTGTTGGACGAAACCAAGTCACAACGAATGATTACGCCTACAGCCTGGATTGAACTCTTGTTTGAGAGCTTCCAACCCTTGGATCAGGATCTGGTGACTAAAGATCCGAAGGTTTTTCCTGGTTTCGCTAAACGAATCAACCAAGCTTTGGATAATGGCGGAACGCCCTGTGGTTTGATCACGGGTGTTGGGGCGCTAAAACAACAGCTCAACACGCAAGTTGGCTTGTTTGTCAGCAACAGTGATTTTCAGGCCGGTGCGTTTGATATGGCGTCGGCAGAGAAGTTGTGTCGATTATTGGAGAGGGCATCAGTTGCAGGTATTCCTGTGATCGGATTGGTGTCTTCTGCTGGGATGCAAACCAAGGAAGGTGCTTCTGCCTTATTCTCAATGGCGGTGGTAAACGAAGCTATTTCTCGCTTCACCGATGCCGGCGGCCGAATGATGATCATTGGGTATGGCGATTGTACCGGTGGTGCTCAGGCAAGCTTTGTGACGCACTCAAGTGTTGATACTTATTATCTGTCGGGCACTAATCTTCCTTTTGCCGGACAAGTGGTGGTACCGGAGCATTTAACCTTACAAGCGACCTTATCAAACTATCTGGTAGAACGTACCTGGGGGGATAAGGATCGCAACGTCATGCGAGGTTTGATTCGCCATCCCTTCTTTGCCGGTCTTGATCGTCGTTTACAAGAAATTGATCCAACTCTACCTCTGTGCGAGTTGACTCTAAATGATGTGTTGGATACCTGGTTAACTGAAAACGCAGGTACACAAGCGACGTCTCTGCCTGAAGTTAAACAAAAGCAGTATGGCAAGATTAAACAGTTGTTGATCCATGCTCGTGGCTGTACGGCATTGCGTTTGATTGAAGCCGCGCATACGGCCAACAAACAAGTGGTTCTGGTTCAGTCTGATCCGGATATGTCATCTGTGGCTGCAGACTCGCTGGGCGCGGGTGATCGTTTAGTGTGCCTTGGCGGTCAAAGTTCTGAGGAAAGTTATCTCAATGCTCATTCAGTACTGCGTGTTGCTGAATTGGAAGGGGTGGATGCTCTTCACCCTGGCATCGGTTTCCTTTCTGAAAATGCAGATTTTGCTGCTGCCTGTTTAGAAAAAGACCTGAACTTCATTGGTCCCGATGCGTCGGCTATTTCCCGCATGGGGGATAAAGCACAAGCCATCGCTACGGCAAAAGCGGCGCACGTTCCGACGGTGCCTGGCAGTAATGGGGTGGTAGCTAATCTTGCTCACGCCCATCAAGTGATGAATGACATCGGTGTTCCTCTGCTAATTAAAGCCAGTCACGGTGGTGGCGGTAAAGGTATTGGTACGGTTCAGACGCCGGAAGAACTTGAGCATGTTTTCCTGCGTGTGCAACAGGAAGCCAAGAGTGCGTTTGGCTGTGGTGATGTCTACATTGAGCGCCTGCTGCAATCGGTTCGCCATATTGAAGTTCAGATCTTACGAGACAGTCTCGGATCTTTCCGAATGATGGGCGTTCGTGATTGTTCTGCTCAGCGTAATCGCCAGAAAATCATTGAGGAATCTGGTGAGTATGTACTTACTCAAGATCAGATTCATGCACTGAAAACCTGGTCGGAAGGGTTGTCCCAACAAATCAACTATGTGGGTGCGGGTACCCTGGAGTTTCTCTTTGATCTGGAGCGTGATTGTTTTTATTTCATGGAAATGAACACACGCCTACAGGTGGAACACATTGTCACTGAGATGACTTCAGGTGTGGACCTGGTGGAGCAACAGTTCCGAATCGCTGAAGGGTTAAGCATCGCAGATATCCCTGAAGACGTTTCACAAAACGGCCATGCCATTGAAGTGCGTGTGAATGCTGAGTCTATTTCGAAGGATGAGCAGTCAGGTGAGTTAGTGGTTACTCCGGCAACAGGTACCTTCAAGCAGGTACATATTCCTAGCAAGCCTTATGCACGGGTGTTGTCGGTAGCCGCTAAAGGCAAGGAGATGACGCCTTTCTATGACAACCTGGTCGCGCAGGTGGTCGTTCACGGTAAAGACAGAGCCGAAGCGGTTGCTCGCTTGAGCGAGTATCTGGATGAAATGGTGATCAGCGGAGTGGACACTAACTTACCTCTGATCAAAGTACTGCTAAAGAGTGAAGACTTTATTAAGGGGGATATCTCTACGGCGTTTGTTGAGCAGTGGGTGAGTGATCACGGTGAATCTCTGAGTGAGGTTCCACAGGCTCAAAGTGAACCGATGTCGCGAGTGTCAAAGTTCATTGAACATGACGGCAGTGAGTTCTTATTAAAGCTTCCTAGTACCGGCGTGGTGTATGCCGCGCCGTCACCGGAGAACCCACCGTTTGTAAAACCGGGCGATGTGATTTCTGGTAATCAAACCTTACTTCTATTGGAAGTAATGAAGATGTTTATGCCGATCACGTTGAGCCAATTTTTCAAAAACTCGTCGAGTGAAGACAAGTATCAGGTGATGCATTGTCGAGACTTGGATGGTCAATATTTACAGCAGGGAGAGGTTATCTTAACACTCAAACAACTTTAA
- a CDS encoding acyl carrier protein, which yields MSDLTKKIQTIISEQLGVELELVTEQAAFTDDLGADSLDTVELVMALEEEFEIEIPDEVAQNVKTVEDVIKLITAEAATA from the coding sequence ATGTCAGATTTAACTAAAAAAATTCAAACCATCATCAGTGAACAATTGGGTGTTGAGCTTGAGCTTGTCACAGAACAAGCGGCGTTCACCGATGATTTGGGTGCCGATTCACTGGATACGGTAGAGTTGGTGATGGCGCTGGAAGAAGAGTTTGAAATCGAGATTCCAGACGAAGTAGCTCAGAACGTGAAAACCGTAGAAGACGTCATTAAGTTGATTACTGCCGAAGCAGCAACGGCGTAA